The Malus domestica chromosome 06, GDT2T_hap1 genome has a segment encoding these proteins:
- the LOC139196860 gene encoding uncharacterized protein, with protein sequence MVLYRNNDTLMCKIFATTLQDEAQDWFHTLPARSIQNFDDLSLVFTKEYSSYRSIKKKSDHLFNVKKNPKESLCDYVKRFKAEKVKIVECDNSITSAAFQKGLPADHPLFGEMIMKEDLTLADSFALAEKHALWDEAQQAEKAPEQPQKELAAAQKRDGKQPNKGRQEVKRRDRPTTKESPMTNNYSKFSILIHQILCDIKNEPWFKLPKQSK encoded by the coding sequence ATGGTCCTTTATCGGAATAATGACAcccttatgtgcaaaatattcgCCACTACTTTACAAGAcgaggcacaagattggtttcatACCTTGCCGGCACGATCCATCCagaattttgatgatctttccttggttttcaccaaagaatactcatcttatcgttcgatcaagaaaaagtccgaTCACCTGTTCAAcgtaaagaaaaacccaaaagaatCACTTTGCGATTACGTGAAgagattcaaagcagagaaggtgAAGATCGTCGAATGCGATAACTCGATAACaagtgcagccttccaaaaaggactaccagcagaccacccactgtttggagaaatgatcatgaaagaagacctaactctagcagattcctttgctctggcagagaagcatgcactttgggacgaggctcaaCAAGCAGAAAAGGCTCCCGAACAACCTCAAAAAGAGTTGGCAGCTGCTCAAAAGAGAGATGGAAAGCAACCCAACAAGGGCAGGCAGGAGGTTAAGCGCAGGGACCGACCCACGACAAAAGAAAGCCCGATGACCAATAACTATTCTAAGTTCTCAATTctgattcatcaaatcctttgtGACATCAAGAAtgaaccatggttcaagttGCCGAAACAGTCAAAATGA
- the LOC139196861 gene encoding uncharacterized protein yields the protein MDHTKYYAFHRGPGHTTNDCYTWKNYLEKLVKEGKVDKYLDKPAEQPKRNTDGDEEPPTKMIRINGIFAESEHLWATNNSKKRKIQQALLISQVQAVDTQLGPIIGFTEQDVEGVDFPHDDALVISVQLAHAIVDRMMVDNGSAVNLLQLSVIQKMGLESTIIRRAEVLTGFNGHTSTTIGHITLDMKTPPVVSKQTFTIVSDPSPYNGILGRPWLIKLDAVTSVKYQKI from the coding sequence ATGGACCACACCAAGTATTACGCATTCCACCGAGGTCCTGGTCACACAACCAACgactgctacacttggaagaactacctagagAAACTCGTGAAAGAAGGCAAAGTTGATAAATATTTGGACAAGCCAGCTGAGCAGCCAAAAAGGAATACAGACGGAGATGAGGAGCCACCAACTAAGATGATTCGAATCAATGGCATTTTCGCTGAATCCGAGCACTTGTGGGCCACTAATAACTCCAAAAAGAGAAAGATCCAGCAGGCTTTACTAATCTCACAAGTTCAAGCAGTCGATACCCAACTTGGACCTATCATTGGCTTCACGGAGCAGGATGTGGAAGGAGTCGACTTCCCACACGACGATGCATTAGTAAtatctgtccaactagcccatgctatagtcgacaggatgatggttgacaatggaagtgcagtcaacctacttcaactTTCGGTCATTCAAAAGATGGGCCTAGAAAGTACAATCATACGCCGAGCAGAGGTACTTACTGGATTTAACGGACACACCTCAACTACCATCGGTCATATCACACTTGACATGAAAACACCGCCAGTCGTCTCAAAGCAAACATTCACGATCGTAAGTGACCCAtctccctacaatgggattcttgggagaCCTTGGTTGATCAAGCTAGATGCCGTCACTTCTgtcaagtatcaaaaaatcTGA
- the LOC114825668 gene encoding protein SPIRAL1-like 5, whose product MSRGGSYGGGQSSLGYLFGSDDQKQSPPSTAKPVIPPYGIDRFDSSSEFKPPNTPTNSSEKQKNSNNYHRAEGQNSGNFLTDRPTTKVKSAPGGDSSLGYLFGAK is encoded by the exons ATGAGTAGAGGTGGGAGCTATGGTGGGGGGCAAAGCTCATTGGGGTACTTGTTTGGCTCAGATGATCAGAAGCAAAGTCCACCTTCAACAGCTAAGCCAGTAATACCCCCATATGGCATCGATAGATTTGATTCCAGCAGTGAATTTAAGCCTCCAAATACTCCTACTAACTcttcagaaaaacaaaaaaattccaaCAACTATCACAGAGCTGAAGGCCAAAATTCTGGGAACTTCTTAACT GATCGTCCGACAACAAAAGTTAAATCAGCTCCTGGTGGAGATTCATCACTTGGGTACTTGTTTGGAGCTAAGTGA